CATGTTTCCATTTGCTGAGATGATTACATTGTAATCCGGGTAAAATTGTTTTACTGTTTGTTCTATCTCGGCGCGTATAGCTTGTACTTTGCACGAGCCACCGGTTATGCTGAGAAATTCTTTTCCAAAATCTACAACTACGCTTTCGCCTTCAATTTTTACGTAATTTATACTTGTGTTTTGCGGGATTAGCGGGTCCAGATATCCTAATTCTTTTTCTTTTTCAGTTGGCCCATTGATTAGGAATTGTAGTGTGTCAACGGCTGGAACTTCACTTTCTTTCTTTATTCTTCTTTCAAGCGGATATACTTTTTCGCAATCCAGCATTTCAGGGTTTTTTACACTGTTTGGAAGATAGATATTTACTAATTGATGCTCTATATTGTAGGAAAGGGTTTTTTCCTCTTTTTCTGTAGTTGTACCATCTTTTGCCGAGATAAGGAAACATTTTAACGTAATCTGATCTGATTGCGGAAAGAGCGTTAGGACTATGTCCTTTTTGAATGTACCGTATTGGGATGGTTCTTTTGCATCTGTAGTTGTAAAACCAGCGAAACAGATGTTGCCTTCATTATCCGTTACTTCTATGTTTACGGTTCCTTCAAATGCTATTGCCTCTCCTTCGATATGCACAGTGCCGTCTTCGTTGACCGATGCATTGTTTAGTATAAGATTTTTCTGTTCAGTTTTACAACCCTGCATTGCTAACAGCAAAACAAACATACTAAAAACTAATGCAACAATTTTTTTCATTTATTAGATCCTCCGTTTGAATTTTACTGCTTTTTTATTTTTATGTCAATATGTTAAAATTGTATTTATGAAAAGAAAAACAATTTGTTGTGTCATTTTTGATTTGGATGGAACGCTCTTTGATGCGCCATATGATTGGACAAAGATAAAACAGACTCTTGAGGTGCCTAAAGGGGAGGGGATTCTTTCTTTCATAGAAAAGCTGCCTGATAAGATAAAAGAAAAAAAGATGCATATGTTAAATGCAATTGAAGAAGAAGCAACCAGAAAAGGCAAGTTAAAAGACGGGGTACAAGAGCTGCTTAATGAGCTCAAAAGAAAAAAAATAAAAAGAGTTCTTCTGACAAACAATCTTTTGCGGAATGTTCGTTACATTGCAAGAAAGTACGGGATAGATTTTGATATGGTAATTACCCGTGAGATGGGGATGACAAAGCCTGGGAATGCTGCAATCCTTTATATTTTAAAAGAATTTGGCTTAAATGAAAATGAGGTTATTTTTGTGGGGGACAGTATTTATGATGTAAAATCAGCAAATCTGTCAAAAATTTCTATGATTATTGTAGGGGAAATGCCAATCAAAGGAAATTTTATACGCGTGAAAGACATAGC
This genomic stretch from Caldisericota bacterium harbors:
- a CDS encoding Gmad2 immunoglobulin-like domain-containing protein — translated: MKKIVALVFSMFVLLLAMQGCKTEQKNLILNNASVNEDGTVHIEGEAIAFEGTVNIEVTDNEGNICFAGFTTTDAKEPSQYGTFKKDIVLTLFPQSDQITLKCFLISAKDGTTTEKEEKTLSYNIEHQLVNIYLPNSVKNPEMLDCEKVYPLERRIKKESEVPAVDTLQFLINGPTEKEKELGYLDPLIPQNTSINYVKIEGESVVVDFGKEFLSITGGSCKVQAIRAEIEQTVKQFYPDYNVIISANGNMEEVLQP
- a CDS encoding HAD family hydrolase, coding for MKRKTICCVIFDLDGTLFDAPYDWTKIKQTLEVPKGEGILSFIEKLPDKIKEKKMHMLNAIEEEATRKGKLKDGVQELLNELKRKKIKRVLLTNNLLRNVRYIARKYGIDFDMVITREMGMTKPGNAAILYILKEFGLNENEVIFVGDSIYDVKSANLSKISMIIVGEMPIKGNFIRVKDIA